One window of Candidatus Beckwithbacteria bacterium genomic DNA carries:
- the lexA gene encoding transcriptional repressor LexA has translation MPVTLYKRQKQLVDFIAQYIQGHGHSPTLQEIADSMNLSSLATVHEHIATLARKGILKKYEGSVRGLEIIDPRYNNVGAGLSLPILGYIAAGKPIEPYTDPNASYSVAPTMVSGKKRSFVLQVRGDSMVDEGILDGDYVVIEEEQEAKNGEIVVALLENGLATLKRFFKEATRIRLEPANSTMSPIYATNVRIQGKVVGVIRRFNQAN, from the coding sequence ATGCCGGTAACCCTTTATAAACGCCAAAAACAATTGGTTGATTTTATTGCTCAGTACATTCAAGGCCACGGTCACTCCCCGACTCTCCAAGAAATTGCCGATTCAATGAATTTATCTTCTCTGGCAACGGTCCATGAACATATTGCCACTTTAGCCAGAAAAGGAATTTTGAAAAAATACGAAGGTTCTGTTAGAGGTTTGGAGATTATTGACCCCAGATATAATAATGTTGGGGCGGGGCTAAGCTTGCCGATTTTAGGCTATATCGCCGCCGGCAAGCCAATTGAACCCTACACAGATCCGAATGCTTCTTACAGCGTGGCACCGACCATGGTTTCTGGTAAAAAGCGCTCGTTTGTGTTGCAAGTCAGGGGCGATTCGATGGTGGATGAGGGAATTTTGGACGGTGACTATGTGGTGATTGAAGAAGAGCAGGAAGCGAAAAACGGGGAAATCGTGGTTGCACTTTTGGAAAACGGTTTGGCGACGCTGAAAAGATTTTTCAAAGAAGCGACCAGGATCAGATTAGAGCCGGCTAATTCGACGATGAGCCCGATTTATGCCACTAATGTCCGGATTCAGGGTAAGGTTGTGGGGGTGATCAGGCGGTTTAACCAGGCTAACTGA
- a CDS encoding DedA family protein — MIESLIGFLGNFAMGIINHLGYLGISLAMAIESANIPLPSEIIMPFSGFLVASGRFTFLGTVIAGSLGGTLGSLLSYSLGYYGGEKFVRRLIKKYGKFLLIFEYELDEAEHWFNQHGQLVTFTSRLLPVVRTFISLPAGMSRMNVKKFAFFAFLGTFIWSLPLTYLGKVLGQNWHSLGQYFHKFDVVIFALGVFAVAFYVYHKLSKNKRYRSKIS; from the coding sequence ATGATTGAATCCCTGATTGGTTTCTTAGGTAATTTTGCCATGGGAATTATTAATCACCTTGGTTATTTAGGCATTTCTTTGGCGATGGCTATCGAGTCAGCCAACATTCCCTTACCTTCGGAAATTATTATGCCCTTCTCCGGCTTTTTGGTCGCCTCCGGCCGCTTTACTTTTTTAGGAACGGTTATCGCCGGCAGCTTGGGCGGCACTCTCGGCTCTTTGCTGTCATACTCTCTTGGATATTATGGCGGCGAGAAATTTGTCCGCCGGCTGATTAAAAAATACGGTAAATTTCTGCTGATTTTTGAATACGAACTGGATGAGGCTGAACATTGGTTTAACCAACACGGTCAATTAGTTACCTTTACCAGCCGGCTTTTACCGGTCGTCCGCACTTTTATCTCTTTACCGGCCGGCATGAGCCGGATGAATGTTAAAAAATTTGCTTTCTTTGCCTTCTTAGGCACATTTATTTGGAGTCTCCCCTTAACTTATCTGGGAAAGGTTTTAGGTCAAAATTGGCATTCTTTAGGCCAATATTTTCACAAGTTTGACGTTGTTATTTTTGCCTTGGGAGTTTTTGCCGTCGCTTTCTATGTCTACCACAAATTAAGCAAGAACAAACGCTACCGTTCAAAAATCAGTTAG
- a CDS encoding ABC transporter substrate-binding protein — MILTRSFRKPFWLVKSFFFKHKKLIGYAALLGACLVLFTKNLLPLILPKFKPQIRIGQVSQYTFNNLPPAITQVISRGLTKIDISGLPQPDLALKWEINSDETVYKIFLKPNNFWSDGTEIKTKDLAFDIPDIEFKAIDDYTLEFKLKEPYSPFLTVLSRPLFKNQTVGAGQYIIKSVHFSGPYLKSLELTGSTQNLIYKFYPSQESAWLGFRLGEIDRLENLLINPLDKTWQSKVKLTKKINNQQYVALIFNLSNPIFGQKNLRQALAYALENKSASADSRALSPISPDSWAYNSKVKPYDFSPVQAQDLYSKFSQDASISGQLKITLGTSQSFLDLAESIAASWEKVLHIQTEIKIVSSIEPDFQVLLITQEIPPDPDQHTLWHSTQDTNVTHYSDLKIDKLLEDGRKISDLTKRKEIYQDFQRFLVEDLPAIFLEHPTVYTISR; from the coding sequence ATGATTTTGACGCGCTCTTTCCGCAAGCCTTTTTGGTTGGTAAAATCATTTTTTTTTAAACACAAAAAATTGATTGGCTATGCCGCCCTTTTAGGCGCCTGTCTAGTTTTATTTACTAAAAATCTTTTGCCGCTAATTTTACCCAAATTCAAGCCTCAAATCAGAATCGGCCAAGTCAGTCAATATACTTTTAACAATCTGCCGCCGGCAATTACCCAGGTAATCAGCCGGGGCTTGACTAAAATTGATATTTCCGGGCTGCCTCAACCCGATTTAGCCTTAAAATGGGAAATAAATAGCGATGAAACGGTCTACAAAATTTTTCTGAAACCGAATAATTTTTGGTCAGATGGAACAGAAATTAAAACCAAAGACCTTGCTTTTGATATTCCGGATATTGAATTTAAGGCAATCGACGATTATACCCTGGAGTTTAAACTTAAAGAACCGTATTCTCCGTTTTTAACAGTTCTTTCCCGCCCTTTATTTAAGAATCAGACTGTCGGTGCCGGCCAATATATTATTAAATCAGTCCATTTTTCCGGTCCTTATTTAAAGTCGCTGGAATTAACCGGATCTACACAAAACCTAATTTATAAATTTTATCCTTCTCAGGAGTCAGCCTGGTTGGGATTTAGATTAGGGGAAATCGATCGCTTGGAAAATTTATTGATTAACCCTTTAGACAAAACTTGGCAGTCAAAGGTTAAATTAACCAAAAAAATTAATAACCAGCAGTACGTTGCCTTAATTTTTAATTTGTCCAATCCGATTTTCGGACAGAAAAACCTCCGCCAGGCACTAGCCTATGCCTTAGAAAATAAATCCGCCTCTGCTGACAGTCGGGCCTTATCGCCGATTAGCCCGGATTCCTGGGCCTATAATTCTAAAGTCAAACCATATGATTTTAGCCCAGTGCAAGCCCAGGACCTGTACTCTAAATTTTCTCAGGATGCCTCAATTTCCGGACAGCTAAAAATTACTCTGGGCACCAGTCAATCATTTCTAGATCTGGCGGAATCGATTGCCGCCTCCTGGGAAAAAGTTTTGCATATCCAAACTGAAATTAAAATTGTTTCCAGTATTGAACCTGATTTCCAGGTTTTACTGATTACCCAGGAAATCCCGCCCGACCCGGACCAACATACCTTGTGGCATTCCACTCAAGACACGAATGTGACTCATTATTCTGATTTAAAAATCGATAAACTTCTGGAAGACGGCCGCAAAATCTCTGACTTAACTAAAAGAAAAGAAATTTACCAGGATTTCCAGCGGTTTTTAGTGGAAGACTTGCCGGCTATTTTTCTGGAGCACCCGACGGTTTATACTATTAGTCGTTAG
- a CDS encoding thiamine diphosphokinase, translated as MVKRAVVFANGELADVSWLAIKKTDLLIGVDGGTKYIRKPDLIIGDLDSLKKVPKNIPIIKYPRDKDMTDMELALEYCLKQKIEEVILVGFLGRRLDHMISNLMVLAKLPIKVSIIEGNQEIFYCKNKIEISGKKNDLISLIPLLGDCQGVMTQGLKWCLQGENLQVGESRGVSNEMLGNRCTVGLKRGCLLIIHTFKDVP; from the coding sequence ATGGTCAAAAGGGCAGTAGTGTTTGCTAACGGTGAATTGGCGGATGTTTCCTGGCTTGCAATTAAAAAAACAGATTTATTAATTGGGGTGGACGGCGGAACAAAATATATCCGAAAGCCTGATTTGATAATCGGCGACCTAGACTCATTAAAGAAAGTGCCGAAAAATATTCCAATAATAAAATATCCCAGAGATAAAGATATGACTGATATGGAACTGGCGCTGGAATACTGTTTAAAACAGAAGATTGAGGAAGTGATTTTGGTCGGGTTTTTAGGTAGACGCTTGGACCACATGATTAGTAATTTAATGGTTTTAGCAAAATTACCAATTAAAGTATCGATTATTGAGGGAAACCAAGAAATATTTTATTGTAAAAATAAAATAGAGATTAGTGGGAAGAAGAACGATTTAATTTCTCTGATTCCCCTACTGGGAGATTGTCAGGGTGTAATGACTCAAGGTTTAAAATGGTGCCTACAAGGAGAGAACCTGCAGGTTGGGGAAAGCAGAGGGGTGAGCAATGAGATGCTGGGTAATAGATGTACTGTTGGTTTGAAACGAGGATGTTTACTAATTATTCACACCTTCAAGGATGTTCCTTGA
- the secG gene encoding preprotein translocase subunit SecG has product MSWLIILQIIISLLLIGLILLQAKGTGLSSTFGGQSQAYHSKRGMEKTVFLTTIVLAVAFVIVSLFNFHL; this is encoded by the coding sequence ATGTCCTGGCTGATTATTTTACAAATTATTATCAGCTTGCTTTTAATTGGCTTAATCTTATTACAAGCTAAAGGTACGGGTTTAAGCAGCACTTTTGGCGGACAATCACAAGCCTATCATTCCAAAAGAGGCATGGAAAAGACTGTGTTCTTAACCACCATAGTTTTAGCTGTCGCTTTTGTCATCGTTTCGCTTTTTAATTTCCATTTATGA
- a CDS encoding thiamine pyrophosphate-dependent enzyme, with protein MTSNLQRTTKVTPTWCPGCGNYAIFGAIKTALDELNLTLNDAVFTYDVGCSGNMADFLNVKGFHGLHGRAIPVAAGIKLANYDLKVFSVIGDGGCFGEGIGHFIEACRANHDLVVISHDNFLYSLTTGQKSPTTPQGTVTPSTPRGAIEAAFNPIANALVNHATFVGRGFAGNISHLTKLLVAATKHIGFSFVDVLQPCPTFNKTRPYSWYREHIYDLHKTKHDPADFNSALAKSLETAKLPIGIFYETNKPAFHQHFPILKHQTLVSLYD; from the coding sequence ATGACATCAAACTTACAAAGAACAACCAAAGTTACGCCAACGTGGTGTCCGGGTTGCGGCAATTACGCCATTTTTGGCGCTATTAAGACTGCCCTTGACGAACTTAATCTCACTTTAAACGACGCTGTTTTTACTTATGACGTCGGTTGTTCCGGTAATATGGCAGACTTTCTTAACGTTAAGGGATTCCACGGCCTGCACGGCCGGGCGATTCCCGTGGCTGCCGGTATTAAACTAGCCAATTATGATTTGAAGGTTTTTTCCGTCATCGGCGACGGTGGTTGTTTTGGTGAAGGTATCGGCCATTTTATCGAAGCCTGCCGTGCCAACCATGATTTGGTGGTCATCAGCCACGATAATTTTCTGTACAGCCTCACCACCGGTCAAAAATCTCCCACCACCCCTCAGGGCACTGTTACCCCGAGCACCCCCCGAGGGGCGATCGAGGCCGCTTTTAACCCTATTGCTAACGCTTTAGTCAATCACGCCACCTTTGTTGGCCGCGGCTTTGCTGGCAACATCTCTCATTTGACTAAACTTTTGGTTGCTGCCACTAAACATATTGGCTTCAGCTTTGTTGATGTGCTTCAACCCTGCCCAACTTTTAATAAAACCCGCCCCTACAGCTGGTATCGTGAGCATATCTACGATTTACATAAAACCAAGCACGACCCGGCTGATTTTAATTCAGCCTTGGCAAAAAGCTTGGAAACGGCCAAACTACCAATTGGGATTTTTTATGAAACAAACAAACCGGCATTTCATCAACATTTTCCTATATTAAAACACCAAACTTTAGTTTCCCTTTATGATTGA
- the uvrB gene encoding excinuclease ABC subunit UvrB — MPFLLKSDFQPTGDQPQAIDKLVQGVNKGKSHQTLLGVTGSGKTFTIANVIVKTQKPTLVISHNKTLAAQLYQEFRDFFPQNAVSYFVSYYDYYQPEAYIPASDTYIEKETDINDEIDKLRLSATANLLSRPDVIVVASVSCIYNLGSPVEYGRKVLELIEGQLIDRQTLFSRLTDLQYERNDTEIKRGCFQIKGESLIIWPAYSDQVIRLILLDNQIESISFVKPLTLQLIKQLKPHPYRANIYPAKHYLTNPVTQTQALKQINLDLQTRLKEFKTQGKIVEGYRLEQKVTHDLEMIKALGYVNGIENYSRYFDGRRPGNPPFTLLDYFEFNTSRFKTNGFLTIIDESHMTIPQIRGMYRGDQSRKTTLIDYGFRLPSALDNRPLKFLEFLHRVHQVIYTSATPEEWEISQSGNQVVEQLIRPTGLIDPAISIRKTNGQIEDLIKEILKRVKKNERVLITTLTKKTAEALSNYLKEKKISVQYLHSDVKTLDRSDILEALRKGDYDAIVGINLLREGLDLPEVSLVVILDADKAGFLRSRASLIQTMGRASRNINGQVLMYADSITKSMKTAISEINRRRQIQIKYNLQHKLTPKSISKPIRQQLVNQIKAALPEPIPLSGLTPEDREKLVRDLTRKMNQSAKNMDFEVAAQIRDIIKKLKQ, encoded by the coding sequence ATGCCATTTTTACTAAAGTCAGATTTTCAGCCGACCGGAGACCAGCCTCAAGCAATTGATAAGCTGGTCCAAGGAGTCAATAAAGGTAAATCCCACCAAACTTTATTGGGAGTTACCGGTAGTGGCAAAACTTTTACGATTGCCAATGTCATTGTTAAAACTCAAAAACCCACCCTGGTTATTTCTCACAATAAAACTTTGGCCGCTCAGCTTTATCAGGAATTTCGTGACTTTTTTCCCCAAAATGCCGTCAGCTATTTTGTTTCTTATTACGACTACTATCAGCCGGAAGCGTATATCCCGGCCAGCGACACTTATATCGAAAAAGAAACCGACATTAACGATGAAATCGACAAACTCCGTCTTTCGGCTACTGCTAACCTATTAAGCCGCCCGGATGTAATCGTGGTTGCTTCTGTCTCCTGTATTTACAACTTAGGCTCACCGGTAGAATACGGCCGGAAAGTTTTAGAATTAATTGAAGGTCAGTTAATTGACCGTCAAACCTTATTTTCCCGCTTAACCGACCTGCAGTATGAACGCAACGACACGGAAATTAAACGCGGCTGTTTTCAAATTAAGGGGGAATCACTCATTATTTGGCCGGCTTATTCCGATCAAGTAATCCGTCTGATTTTACTGGATAACCAAATTGAATCAATCTCTTTCGTTAAACCATTAACGCTTCAATTAATTAAACAATTAAAGCCTCACCCTTACCGGGCCAATATTTACCCGGCTAAGCATTATTTAACCAATCCCGTCACTCAAACCCAGGCGCTAAAACAAATTAATCTTGATCTGCAAACCAGACTTAAAGAATTTAAGACTCAAGGAAAAATCGTCGAGGGATATCGCTTGGAACAAAAAGTCACCCATGATTTAGAAATGATTAAAGCCTTAGGTTACGTTAATGGCATCGAAAATTATTCCCGTTATTTTGACGGCCGCCGTCCCGGTAACCCGCCCTTTACCCTTCTTGATTACTTTGAGTTTAATACCAGCCGATTCAAAACCAACGGGTTTTTAACAATTATTGATGAATCACACATGACTATCCCTCAGATCAGGGGCATGTATCGTGGAGATCAATCCCGCAAAACCACTTTAATTGATTACGGTTTTCGGCTTCCCTCTGCCCTGGACAACCGGCCGCTTAAATTTCTTGAATTTTTACATCGGGTCCACCAAGTTATCTACACTTCCGCTACTCCAGAGGAATGGGAAATCAGCCAATCTGGAAACCAAGTGGTCGAACAACTTATTCGGCCGACCGGCTTAATCGACCCGGCCATATCGATCAGAAAAACCAACGGCCAAATCGAAGATTTAATTAAAGAAATTTTAAAAAGGGTTAAGAAAAATGAAAGAGTTCTAATCACCACCCTCACCAAAAAAACTGCCGAGGCTTTATCCAATTATTTAAAAGAGAAAAAAATATCAGTCCAATATCTTCACAGCGACGTTAAAACTCTTGACCGCAGCGACATTCTGGAGGCTCTAAGAAAAGGGGATTACGACGCCATTGTCGGCATTAATCTTTTACGGGAAGGCCTGGATCTGCCGGAAGTCAGTTTGGTGGTTATTTTAGACGCCGATAAAGCCGGTTTTCTCAGAAGTAGAGCTTCCTTAATTCAAACTATGGGCCGGGCCTCCCGCAATATTAACGGCCAAGTTTTAATGTACGCCGACTCGATTACTAAATCAATGAAAACCGCTATCAGTGAAATTAACCGCCGCCGGCAGATACAAATAAAATATAATCTCCAACATAAGTTAACCCCCAAATCTATCAGTAAACCAATCCGCCAACAACTGGTCAATCAAATAAAAGCAGCTCTCCCTGAACCAATTCCACTTTCCGGCCTGACCCCTGAAGATAGGGAAAAGTTGGTTCGAGATTTAACCAGAAAAATGAACCAAAGTGCCAAAAACATGGATTTTGAAGTTGCCGCACAAATCAGGGATATTATCAAAAAACTAAAACAATAA
- a CDS encoding radical SAM protein, whose translation MSTLSRLDQIKSILADLNQPAFRLQQILTAIYQENILDYQKMSNLPLILRNTLKAKLGTVLFLKKIKQSEGAIAKKILLETRDGAQIESVMTKKDPFVCVSSESGCNLGCRFCSTGTMGLRKKLTADEITDQVLYFKVYDQFQGHLTFMGMGEPLMNPDNVFAAIRIFTDKNCFGYSDRKISLSTVGIIPEIKRFTKLFPQINLAFSLHSPFDNQRSELMPVNKLYPLKQVMSVLTEHLKLTKRKIFIAYLLLNNVNDSPEHSQALVKLIKSQGRLNYLYHVNLIQFHTYKERFEFQRSSPEKLRAFGQILTANHVDFTVRKSFGEDIQAACGQLCLGK comes from the coding sequence ATGTCAACACTTTCCCGTCTTGACCAAATTAAATCAATTCTGGCGGACCTAAACCAGCCGGCTTTTCGTTTACAGCAGATTTTAACGGCAATTTATCAGGAAAACATTCTTGATTACCAAAAAATGTCCAATCTCCCTCTTATCTTAAGAAATACACTTAAGGCCAAACTCGGCACTGTTTTATTTTTAAAAAAAATTAAACAATCAGAGGGAGCAATCGCCAAAAAAATACTGTTGGAAACCAGGGATGGCGCCCAAATCGAGTCCGTCATGACTAAAAAAGACCCTTTTGTCTGCGTTTCCTCCGAGTCCGGCTGCAACTTGGGCTGCCGCTTTTGCTCCACCGGAACAATGGGCTTGCGGAAAAAACTTACCGCCGATGAAATTACCGACCAGGTTTTGTATTTTAAAGTTTATGATCAATTCCAGGGCCACCTTACTTTTATGGGCATGGGTGAGCCTCTTATGAACCCCGATAACGTTTTTGCCGCTATCCGTATTTTTACCGACAAAAATTGCTTTGGCTATAGCGACCGAAAAATCAGCCTTTCCACTGTCGGCATTATCCCGGAAATTAAGCGTTTCACCAAACTGTTTCCCCAAATTAATCTGGCTTTTTCTCTGCATTCTCCTTTTGATAATCAACGATCCGAATTAATGCCGGTTAATAAACTTTACCCTCTAAAGCAAGTCATGTCTGTCTTAACCGAGCACTTAAAACTTACCAAAAGAAAAATCTTTATTGCTTACTTATTACTTAATAACGTTAACGATTCTCCCGAACACTCTCAGGCCTTAGTTAAATTAATTAAATCTCAGGGCCGCTTAAATTACCTTTATCACGTTAACTTAATTCAATTTCATACTTATAAAGAGCGTTTTGAATTTCAGCGGTCTTCCCCGGAAAAACTCCGAGCTTTCGGGCAAATTTTAACAGCCAATCATGTCGATTTTACTGTCCGTAAATCTTTCGGTGAAGACATTCAGGCCGCCTGCGGCCAACTCTGTCTGGGGAAATAA
- a CDS encoding transglutaminase-like domain-containing protein — protein sequence MFKRLFTVLLFFLLSKPVFAQTEFLTDYIVNYTVKPDGLTHAELNITLTNQLSNIYAKEFTLTIGSTELSNILVTDNNDELFQPQVITGTKTTNITVSFPQKVLGKDKAQIFNLKFDSADFSHRLGNVWEISIPKFTKTDNLKTYQLTLSVPLAFGPVSTITPNPISVTNNDQFVVYRFNPADLFEKGISATFGQIQYFNFNLNYHLQNNNLFPVKTAIALPPDTAWQTVLYQTLEPQPENITVDSDGNWLANYLLTSKQSLKIIASGSAELYLEPKNSFLSTLNSSVNYLSSQKYWETTNPRIVKLAQELVTPKKIYQYLVDNLIYDYGRISDNTTRFGAANALDSPTSAICTEFTDLFVALTRAANIPSRAINGYAYTTNPGLRPLSLKGDILHAWSEYFDREKNLWIPVDPTWGNTTGGVDFFNRTDLNHLTFVILGKDSQYPIPAGGYKTNPDQTKDVSVEFGSPLTHQPETSLQIRLPHNALAGTPIRGEIILTNTGNIALYNQTVKLTTNRLKPTVDFWEIPALPPQSHFTIPFELPASSWTQNFVLNLEAASQFSSIKHSLTIKPIYSLSFINKTFLLWISGLIFLIAIFLLLKKIIIKPKI from the coding sequence ATGTTTAAACGTCTTTTTACTGTTTTATTGTTCTTTCTTTTATCTAAACCTGTTTTTGCCCAAACCGAATTTTTAACTGACTACATTGTTAATTACACCGTTAAGCCCGACGGCCTGACCCATGCCGAATTGAACATTACTTTAACCAACCAGCTTTCCAATATTTACGCTAAAGAGTTTACTTTAACCATCGGCTCGACTGAATTGTCCAATATCCTCGTCACTGATAATAACGATGAGTTATTTCAACCTCAAGTCATCACCGGTACAAAAACCACCAATATTACTGTTTCTTTCCCTCAAAAAGTTTTAGGTAAAGACAAAGCGCAAATTTTTAACCTGAAATTTGACAGTGCTGATTTCAGCCATCGTTTGGGAAATGTTTGGGAAATTTCTATTCCTAAATTTACTAAAACGGATAACCTAAAAACCTACCAGCTAACTTTATCTGTCCCTCTGGCTTTCGGCCCGGTTTCCACGATCACCCCTAATCCTATCAGTGTCACCAATAATGATCAGTTCGTTGTCTATCGTTTTAATCCCGCTGATTTGTTTGAAAAAGGTATTTCCGCTACTTTTGGCCAAATCCAATATTTTAATTTTAATCTCAATTATCACCTGCAAAATAATAATCTCTTTCCGGTCAAAACCGCCATTGCTTTGCCGCCGGATACCGCCTGGCAAACTGTTCTTTATCAAACTCTAGAGCCCCAGCCGGAAAACATTACCGTCGATAGCGACGGCAACTGGCTGGCCAACTATCTATTAACTTCTAAACAAAGCTTGAAAATTATCGCTAGCGGCTCAGCCGAACTTTACCTTGAGCCAAAAAATAGTTTTCTGAGCACTCTCAATAGTTCCGTTAACTATCTTTCCAGCCAAAAATATTGGGAAACCACTAACCCCAGAATTGTCAAACTGGCCCAAGAATTAGTGACCCCTAAAAAAATTTACCAGTATTTAGTTGACAATCTAATTTATGATTACGGCCGAATTTCTGACAACACCACCAGGTTCGGTGCCGCCAACGCCCTGGATAGTCCCACTTCCGCTATTTGTACGGAATTTACTGATCTGTTTGTGGCTTTAACCCGGGCAGCCAATATTCCCAGCCGGGCAATCAATGGCTACGCCTATACTACCAATCCGGGTTTACGGCCATTAAGCCTTAAAGGTGATATCCTTCATGCCTGGTCGGAATATTTTGACCGGGAAAAAAATCTTTGGATCCCCGTTGACCCCACGTGGGGCAATACCACTGGCGGCGTCGATTTTTTTAATCGGACTGATTTAAATCATCTCACTTTTGTTATTTTAGGGAAAGATAGTCAATATCCCATTCCGGCTGGCGGTTATAAAACCAATCCTGATCAAACCAAAGATGTTTCCGTGGAATTCGGTTCGCCCTTGACTCATCAACCTGAGACTTCTTTACAGATTCGTCTTCCACATAATGCTTTGGCCGGTACCCCTATCAGGGGAGAAATTATCTTAACCAATACGGGAAATATTGCTCTTTATAACCAAACCGTTAAGCTCACCACTAACCGCCTTAAGCCGACTGTCGATTTTTGGGAAATTCCCGCCCTGCCGCCGCAATCTCACTTCACGATCCCTTTCGAACTGCCTGCTTCCTCCTGGACACAAAATTTTGTGTTAAATTTAGAGGCCGCTTCACAATTTTCCTCAATTAAACACAGTCTGACCATTAAACCGATTTACTCTCTCTCTTTTATTAATAAAACTTTTTTACTCTGGATATCCGGGCTGATCTTCCTCATCGCAATTTTTTTGCTTCTCAAAAAGATTATAATAAAACCAAAGATATGA
- a CDS encoding phage holin family protein, which produces MKHFLRQSLLTAFSLFIVAKFYPGLNIPKDLLNLIWAGFIISLLNQLVKPVIKLLLLPINLLTLGLFSWLANVLVLLIATKIIPDLTVTAFTFFSISYAGFITPTLFINPFVSLILASFFLSLVFNFLNKFLIEE; this is translated from the coding sequence ATGAAACATTTTCTTCGTCAAAGTTTATTGACCGCTTTTAGCCTCTTTATTGTAGCTAAGTTTTATCCTGGCCTTAATATTCCTAAAGATTTATTAAATCTGATTTGGGCCGGTTTTATCATTAGCCTTTTAAACCAACTGGTTAAACCAGTTATTAAACTCTTACTCCTGCCGATTAATTTACTGACCTTAGGTTTATTTAGCTGGCTCGCCAATGTTCTTGTCCTGCTGATTGCCACCAAAATTATTCCCGACTTGACCGTGACCGCTTTTACCTTCTTCTCTATCTCTTATGCTGGTTTTATCACCCCTACCTTATTTATTAATCCTTTTGTCTCTCTTATTCTGGCCTCCTTTTTCTTAAGTCTGGTATTTAATTTTTTAAACAAATTTTTAATTGAGGAGTAA